The Kordia sp. SMS9 genome window below encodes:
- a CDS encoding efflux RND transporter periplasmic adaptor subunit, translated as MKKYVIYIIILIVGIAVGKFALSGEETKDHSHTEETTSETTMWTCSMHPQIMQPEAGDCPICGMDLIPAKESSNELSPNQFRMTENAIALANIETTKVSEGTTNSTTLKLTGTIEANEKTNATQTAHFGGRIEKLFVNFTGEEVRKGQKIALMYSPELVTTQQELLTAMRMKASQPELYKAVRNKLKLWKLTEAQIQQLETSQKVATQFPIYASVSGVVTEKLVEEGNHVMEGGALFKVSNLNTVWASFDAYEPQVGNLKKGDAITVSTNANPNEKIMETISFIDPVLNVKTRTFSVNVEMNNRDQKLKPGMFVTGILSTEVSKSTALLIPKSAVLWTGKRSLVYVKKENEPIFEAREIVLGYRTKDQYEVLSGLTASDELVTNGAFTVDAAAQLQGKKSMMHRDASVKKTTANEFELDVAFEKAFLPSINAYLELKDALVASDKKLATEKSEAFRNALEQLTVPQRNLPGSIWAIMHKTSKGIHNAVTIERQRKNFQIISDNMIILLKNFKTFDQQVVIQFCPMADNDKGAYWISNETTIKNPYFGDAMLTCGSVVQVLRVGKYEH; from the coding sequence ATGAAAAAATATGTCATCTATATCATTATTTTGATCGTGGGAATTGCCGTTGGGAAGTTTGCCCTTTCGGGAGAAGAAACCAAAGACCATTCGCATACAGAAGAAACAACTTCGGAAACTACCATGTGGACGTGCTCCATGCATCCGCAAATCATGCAACCCGAAGCGGGCGATTGTCCTATTTGTGGGATGGATTTAATTCCTGCAAAAGAAAGCAGTAACGAACTGTCTCCGAATCAATTCCGCATGACGGAAAACGCGATTGCCTTAGCCAATATTGAAACCACCAAAGTATCTGAAGGAACCACAAATTCAACTACTTTGAAACTTACCGGAACGATTGAAGCCAACGAAAAAACCAATGCGACACAAACCGCACATTTTGGGGGTCGCATTGAAAAACTATTTGTCAATTTTACAGGTGAAGAAGTCCGCAAAGGACAAAAAATCGCCTTGATGTATTCGCCAGAATTGGTCACCACACAACAAGAGTTGTTAACCGCCATGCGCATGAAAGCTTCGCAACCTGAGTTGTACAAAGCCGTTCGGAACAAATTGAAATTATGGAAATTGACAGAAGCACAAATTCAACAATTGGAAACTTCTCAAAAAGTAGCTACGCAGTTTCCTATTTACGCAAGTGTTTCGGGCGTTGTGACGGAAAAGTTGGTGGAAGAAGGCAATCATGTCATGGAAGGTGGCGCACTGTTTAAAGTCTCCAATTTGAATACGGTTTGGGCAAGTTTTGATGCGTATGAACCTCAAGTGGGGAATCTTAAAAAAGGCGATGCGATTACAGTTTCAACCAACGCAAATCCGAATGAAAAAATTATGGAAACCATTAGCTTTATTGATCCTGTGTTGAATGTAAAAACACGAACTTTTTCCGTGAATGTTGAAATGAACAATCGTGATCAAAAGTTAAAACCTGGCATGTTTGTCACAGGAATTTTAAGCACGGAAGTTTCAAAAAGTACCGCATTGCTCATTCCGAAATCTGCGGTATTGTGGACAGGAAAACGTTCGTTGGTGTATGTAAAAAAGGAGAATGAGCCTATTTTTGAAGCAAGGGAAATTGTTTTGGGATATCGAACAAAAGATCAATATGAGGTACTTTCTGGATTGACGGCTTCTGATGAACTTGTGACAAATGGCGCATTCACCGTAGATGCTGCGGCACAATTGCAAGGAAAAAAGTCTATGATGCATCGGGATGCTTCCGTCAAAAAAACGACAGCCAACGAATTTGAACTGGATGTTGCTTTTGAAAAGGCGTTTCTACCAAGCATTAACGCGTATTTGGAACTCAAAGATGCATTGGTAGCAAGTGACAAAAAGTTAGCGACCGAAAAAAGTGAAGCATTTAGAAACGCATTGGAACAATTAACCGTTCCGCAACGGAATTTACCAGGTTCAATTTGGGCAATTATGCACAAAACCTCCAAAGGAATTCACAATGCAGTTACTATTGAAAGACAGCGGAAAAATTTTCAAATTATTTCTGACAATATGATTATTTTGTTGAAAAATTTTAAAACGTTCGATCAGCAAGTTGTCATTCAATTTTGTCCAATGGCGGACAATGATAAAGGTGCGTATTGGATTAGTAATGAAACTACCATTAAAAATCCGTATTTTGGCGATGCGATGTTGACTTGTGGAAGTGTGGTGCAGGTGTTGCGTGTTGGGAAGTATGAACACTGA
- a CDS encoding heavy-metal-associated domain-containing protein — MKQTYIIHGMTCNGCRSKVESILNNLDNVIAASVNLETSEAAIEASSPLDAKTIQAALPEKYTVQTETQNLFETTKTQEKSELQQLFPLFLIFFYITTASILMHVKSWSTAAFMLDFMGLFYIVFSFFKLLDYKGFPTSFQMYDPLAKQIPAYAWIYPFLEVALGLMFLFRFEIPIALIATIVILGITTIGVSKALLDKKTIQCACLGTALKLPMTKATFIENSIMLVMAVWMLINLYF, encoded by the coding sequence ATGAAACAGACCTATATCATCCACGGAATGACCTGCAACGGTTGCCGGAGCAAAGTAGAAAGTATTTTGAATAATTTGGATAATGTGATCGCGGCAAGCGTGAATTTAGAAACATCTGAAGCAGCAATTGAAGCTTCTTCACCACTCGATGCCAAAACAATACAAGCGGCATTGCCCGAAAAATATACCGTTCAAACCGAGACACAAAACTTGTTTGAAACGACAAAAACCCAAGAAAAGAGTGAGTTGCAACAATTGTTTCCGTTGTTTTTGATCTTCTTTTACATCACCACAGCGAGCATTTTGATGCACGTAAAAAGTTGGTCTACAGCAGCATTCATGCTCGATTTTATGGGACTGTTTTACATTGTATTTAGCTTCTTCAAGTTGTTGGATTATAAAGGATTTCCAACTTCGTTTCAAATGTACGATCCGTTGGCAAAGCAAATTCCCGCGTATGCGTGGATCTATCCTTTTTTGGAAGTTGCGCTCGGGCTTATGTTTTTATTTCGCTTTGAAATTCCGATCGCATTAATCGCTACGATTGTCATTTTAGGAATTACCACAATTGGTGTTTCCAAAGCATTGTTAGATAAAAAAACCATTCAATGTGCGTGTTTGGGAACAGCGTTGAAATTGCCTATGACCAAAGCGACATTTATTGAAAACTCCATCATGCTCGTGATGGCAGTTTGGATGCTCATCAACTTATATTTTTAG
- a CDS encoding TolC family protein, whose product MKHKIIYIFVCLGWVQYSNGQTLETYLAEAEKNSSEILAEQLQYESALEKVNEVGSLPNTQLGIGVFAQAVETRVGPQRARFSASQQIPWFGMLGAKKEQAKLLAVAKESEIEFLRRQLRLNVKVAYYNLYSLQQKHRITQQHIAILDTYEKLALNELENNRTDMVDVLHIKMKKNTLQQQFQEISEDMQSKKVQFNLLLNRPIANEVLLLDSLQIQEASWFTNKETIENNPKLQQLNAQEIALQQSELVAKKEGNPTFGFGLDYVLVAERSGISLPDNGKDIIMPMVTVSIPIFNNKHIAKQKQLQLQQEAIVQTRTTVKNQLLIAYEQAKNKLKNAAESIKTQNENIAQANQAKEVILAAYQTGTMDFEQLLSLDELALNFELQKVNDINTSLTNSAILEFLIAK is encoded by the coding sequence ATGAAGCATAAAATCATATACATATTCGTTTGTTTAGGGTGGGTTCAATATAGCAACGGACAAACCTTAGAAACCTATCTGGCGGAAGCCGAAAAAAATAGCTCCGAAATTTTAGCAGAACAATTGCAATACGAAAGTGCGTTGGAAAAAGTAAACGAAGTTGGAAGCTTACCCAATACACAATTGGGCATTGGCGTGTTTGCGCAAGCCGTAGAAACCAGAGTGGGACCACAAAGAGCGCGTTTTTCGGCAAGTCAGCAAATTCCTTGGTTTGGAATGCTTGGCGCGAAGAAAGAACAGGCAAAATTACTGGCTGTTGCCAAAGAAAGTGAGATTGAATTTTTAAGGCGACAGTTGCGACTGAATGTAAAAGTAGCATACTATAATTTGTATTCTTTGCAACAAAAACACCGCATTACCCAACAGCATATTGCCATTTTGGATACCTATGAAAAGTTAGCGTTGAATGAACTCGAAAACAATCGTACGGACATGGTAGACGTATTGCATATTAAAATGAAGAAAAATACGTTGCAACAACAGTTTCAAGAGATTTCGGAAGACATGCAAAGTAAGAAAGTACAATTTAATCTGTTGCTGAACAGACCAATTGCGAATGAAGTTTTGCTGTTAGATTCCCTACAGATTCAAGAAGCTTCTTGGTTTACGAATAAAGAAACGATTGAAAACAATCCGAAGTTGCAACAATTGAACGCACAAGAAATTGCGTTGCAACAATCGGAATTAGTCGCGAAGAAAGAAGGAAATCCTACCTTTGGTTTTGGACTCGATTATGTGCTGGTGGCAGAACGTTCGGGCATTTCGCTTCCTGATAATGGAAAAGATATTATCATGCCGATGGTAACCGTTTCAATTCCTATCTTTAATAACAAACACATCGCGAAGCAAAAACAATTACAATTACAACAAGAAGCAATTGTGCAAACGAGAACGACCGTTAAAAATCAATTGCTCATTGCCTACGAACAAGCCAAGAATAAATTGAAAAATGCTGCCGAAAGTATAAAGACACAAAACGAAAACATCGCGCAAGCCAATCAAGCCAAAGAAGTGATATTAGCAGCGTATCAAACAGGCACGATGGACTTTGAACAGTTGTTGTCGCTGGACGAATTGGCATTGAATTTTGAATTGCAAAAAGTGAACGACATCAATACCAGTCTCACCAACAGTGCGATCCTTGAATTTTTAATTGCAAAGTAA
- a CDS encoding efflux RND transporter permease subunit: MLNKSIQFIIQHKLVALLLLVSMIGFGLSTAPFDWNLGDFPKNSVAVDAIPDIGENQQIVFTKWQGRSPKDIEDQITYPLTSTLMGIPGVKTVRSSSMFGFSSIYIIFNDEVDFYWSRSRILEKLNALPSSLLPDNVQPTLGPDATGLGQIFWYTLEGRDENGNVTGGWNLQELRSIQDYYVKPALSSAADVSEVASIGGFVQEYQIDVLPDVLKKYELTLAQVVNAVRNSNKEIGAKTLEINRAEYVVRGLGYIKSIEDIENTPISSKSFTPILVKDVANVYLGPAERRGILDKEGAEVVGGVVVARYGANPMQVINNVKEKIQTISSGLPTKILKDGRTSQLTIVPFYDRTELIQETLHTLEEALSLEILITLLIIVIMVFNLRASLLIASILPVAVLVVFIAMKLGNVDANIVALSGIAIAIGTMVDMGIVLIENITRHLEEDTENTPINALVYKATSEVSGAILTAVLTTIVSFIPVFMLVGAEGKLFSPLAYTKTMALVAAIIITLFVLPAMAAWVFGWKSTRKRFTLLLNVLVIAVSIYAMVYGIYLAMALAVFGVTNILATQKIITEKTQKRIHIITAICTLLILLTIYWRPLGYTNALGTNFIFVALTCALVIGTFTVFIKYYEKLLRWALSHKLLFLSLPLLILIAGVSIWQNTGKEFMPALNEGSFLLMPTSLPHAGIEQNKQILQQLDMAVANIPEIETVVGKAGRVESALDPAPLSMYENIIHYKPKYMLDENGKPQRFKVNEDGEFIRRDYKNVSSNAVENTKDISTALDVTNENNTSVRGTIETSNKNNTSVRVARGTSVVSRTASKRISAKDLIPDENGEFYRNWRPHIQSPDDIWNEIVQNTKLPSITSAPKLQPIETRLIMLQTGMRSPMGIKIKGQTLEQIEAFGLELEQLLQEVPQVKKETVFAERLIGKPYLILDIHREEIARYGLSIKAVQDILEVAIGGKVVTQTIEGRERYNVRVRYPRELRANPSDLENIYIPLPNGSEILLKDIVSIQYEKGPQMIKSEDTFLVSYVLFNKQSDIAEVTLVEQLQALLKERINEGSLLVPKGVSYEFSGTYEQQVRAEKTLMIIVPIVLLIIFLILYFQFKSIATSLFIFVGIAVAFAGGFIMIWLYGQSWFLNIELFGSNLRDLFQIETINLSVAVWVGFIALFGIATDDGVIMATYLQQNFTKKLPKTKEAVQNAVVEAGKKRIRPCLMTTATTLLALLPILTSTGRGSDIMIPMAIPSFGGMLIALITLFVVPVLYSWYQEIQLKKHTDEA; the protein is encoded by the coding sequence ATGCTCAACAAAAGCATTCAATTTATCATACAACACAAGCTGGTAGCACTGCTCCTACTCGTTTCCATGATTGGTTTCGGACTAAGCACAGCACCATTCGATTGGAATTTAGGCGATTTCCCCAAAAATTCCGTTGCCGTAGACGCCATTCCCGATATTGGCGAAAACCAACAAATCGTATTCACCAAATGGCAAGGACGCTCTCCAAAAGATATTGAAGATCAAATTACCTATCCACTCACAAGTACCTTGATGGGAATTCCTGGTGTAAAAACCGTGCGAAGTTCCTCTATGTTTGGGTTTTCCAGCATCTATATCATCTTCAATGATGAAGTGGATTTCTATTGGAGTCGCAGTCGCATCTTAGAAAAACTCAACGCGCTACCAAGTTCCTTGCTTCCTGACAATGTGCAACCGACTTTAGGTCCAGATGCCACAGGTTTAGGGCAAATTTTCTGGTATACATTAGAAGGCAGAGATGAAAACGGAAACGTTACAGGCGGCTGGAATCTGCAAGAACTCCGCAGCATTCAAGATTATTATGTAAAACCTGCGCTTTCCAGTGCTGCCGATGTGTCGGAAGTGGCTTCCATTGGCGGTTTTGTGCAAGAATATCAAATTGATGTATTGCCCGATGTACTCAAAAAATACGAGCTGACATTAGCACAAGTTGTCAATGCAGTACGAAACAGCAACAAAGAAATTGGCGCAAAAACCTTGGAAATCAATCGTGCAGAATATGTAGTGCGTGGTTTGGGGTATATAAAATCTATTGAAGATATAGAAAATACACCTATTTCGTCGAAAAGCTTTACGCCAATTTTAGTAAAAGATGTGGCAAATGTCTATCTCGGTCCTGCGGAACGTCGTGGCATCCTCGATAAAGAAGGCGCAGAAGTTGTCGGCGGTGTTGTGGTAGCTCGCTATGGTGCGAATCCGATGCAAGTCATCAACAATGTAAAAGAAAAAATACAAACGATTAGTAGCGGCTTGCCGACGAAAATTTTAAAAGACGGACGCACTTCGCAATTGACAATAGTTCCGTTTTACGATCGTACCGAATTAATTCAAGAAACGCTGCACACACTAGAAGAAGCCTTATCGCTTGAAATCCTAATTACGTTGCTCATCATTGTCATCATGGTGTTCAATTTGCGCGCTTCGTTGCTCATTGCCAGTATTCTGCCTGTGGCGGTTTTGGTGGTGTTCATTGCGATGAAACTCGGAAATGTAGACGCAAACATTGTCGCACTTTCTGGAATTGCCATCGCCATTGGTACGATGGTCGATATGGGCATTGTATTGATAGAAAACATCACGCGCCATTTGGAAGAAGATACTGAAAACACACCAATCAATGCATTGGTGTACAAAGCGACTTCGGAAGTTTCAGGCGCAATTCTGACGGCAGTCCTAACCACGATTGTGAGTTTTATTCCTGTATTTATGCTGGTTGGTGCCGAAGGAAAACTATTCAGTCCACTCGCCTACACCAAAACGATGGCACTTGTCGCTGCAATCATCATCACGCTCTTTGTCTTACCCGCAATGGCGGCATGGGTTTTTGGATGGAAATCGACACGCAAACGTTTCACACTGTTGCTAAATGTGCTTGTCATAGCCGTAAGTATCTATGCAATGGTATACGGAATTTATCTCGCGATGGCATTGGCTGTTTTTGGAGTGACGAATATTCTAGCGACTCAAAAGATCATCACAGAAAAAACACAGAAAAGAATTCATATCATTACTGCTATTTGCACCTTACTGATCTTGTTAACAATCTATTGGCGACCGCTAGGCTACACAAACGCATTAGGAACCAATTTTATTTTTGTCGCATTGACTTGTGCTTTGGTAATTGGAACGTTTACCGTATTCATCAAATATTACGAAAAACTATTACGCTGGGCATTATCGCATAAACTTCTGTTTTTAAGTCTGCCACTATTGATCCTCATTGCAGGAGTTTCTATCTGGCAAAACACAGGAAAAGAATTCATGCCTGCGCTCAATGAAGGTTCATTTTTACTCATGCCAACCTCGCTTCCACATGCAGGAATTGAACAAAATAAGCAAATTTTACAGCAGTTGGACATGGCAGTTGCCAACATTCCTGAAATTGAAACCGTAGTTGGAAAAGCGGGTCGTGTGGAAAGTGCGCTCGATCCTGCGCCGTTGTCGATGTATGAAAACATCATTCATTACAAACCTAAATATATGCTGGATGAAAACGGCAAACCGCAGCGTTTTAAGGTGAATGAAGATGGTGAATTTATACGTAGAGATTATAAAAATGTCAGTTCGAATGCAGTTGAGAACACCAAAGACATCTCGACTGCGCTCGATGTGACAAACGAAAACAACACGTCAGTTCGAGGAACGATAGAAACGAGCAACAAAAACAATACGTCAGTTCGAGTGGCGCGAGGAACGAGCGTTGTATCGAGAACCGCTTCGAAACGTATTTCTGCTAAAGACTTAATCCCTGACGAAAACGGCGAATTCTACCGCAATTGGCGACCGCACATACAATCGCCCGATGACATTTGGAATGAAATTGTACAAAATACCAAATTGCCAAGCATTACCTCAGCACCGAAATTACAACCAATTGAAACACGCCTGATTATGCTACAAACAGGCATGCGTTCGCCAATGGGCATTAAAATTAAGGGACAAACCTTAGAACAGATTGAAGCCTTTGGCTTGGAATTGGAACAACTATTACAAGAAGTTCCCCAAGTGAAAAAAGAAACCGTTTTTGCCGAACGCTTGATTGGAAAACCGTATTTGATTTTAGACATCCATCGGGAAGAAATTGCGCGGTATGGACTGTCGATCAAAGCTGTACAAGATATTTTGGAAGTTGCCATTGGTGGAAAAGTGGTGACACAAACCATTGAAGGTCGCGAACGGTATAATGTGCGTGTACGCTATCCGCGAGAATTACGCGCCAATCCGAGCGATTTGGAAAACATCTACATTCCGCTGCCAAACGGTTCCGAAATTTTACTGAAAGATATTGTTTCCATACAATATGAAAAAGGACCACAAATGATCAAAAGTGAAGATACGTTTTTGGTGAGTTATGTATTATTCAACAAGCAATCAGACATTGCGGAAGTGACTTTGGTAGAACAGTTGCAAGCTTTACTAAAAGAACGCATTAACGAAGGAAGCTTACTCGTACCGAAAGGTGTAAGTTATGAGTTTTCTGGAACGTATGAACAGCAAGTGCGCGCCGAAAAAACATTGATGATTATTGTTCCAATCGTATTGTTGATCATCTTTTTGATTCTGTATTTTCAGTTTAAATCGATCGCAACATCGTTATTTATCTTTGTGGGAATTGCAGTCGCGTTTGCAGGCGGATTCATCATGATTTGGCTGTACGGACAATCGTGGTTTCTCAACATTGAACTCTTCGGAAGTAATCTGCGCGATTTGTTTCAAATAGAAACCATCAACCTGAGTGTCGCCGTTTGGGTAGGATTTATTGCGCTGTTTGGAATTGCCACCGATGACGGCGTAATTATGGCAACCTATCTGCAACAAAATTTTACCAAAAAACTTCCAAAAACGAAAGAAGCAGTACAAAATGCAGTGGTAGAAGCCGGAAAGAAACGAATTCGTCCGTGTTTAATGACGACAGCCACAACGTTGTTAGCATTGCTACCAATTTTAACGTCTACTGGACGCGGAAGTGATATTATGATTCCGATGGCGATTCCTAGTTTTGGCGGAATGCTAATTGCACTGATTACCTTATTTGTCGTGCCAGTTTTGTATAGTTGGTATCAAGAAATTCAATTAAAAAAACATACAGATGAAGCATAA
- a CDS encoding response regulator — protein MNILYVEDNKVNAMVMDKMLSKENARVTIAENGIKALELVEKDTHDVILLDINLGKNQMDGCELLKKIQALPTHKNTPIFAITAYAMPGDETHFINLGFDHYFSKPVNFPALLSALHDAYFSQG, from the coding sequence GTGAACATTCTCTACGTTGAAGATAATAAAGTAAATGCGATGGTGATGGATAAAATGCTCTCCAAGGAAAACGCACGTGTCACCATTGCTGAAAACGGTATAAAAGCTTTGGAACTTGTTGAAAAAGATACACACGATGTCATTCTATTAGATATCAATCTGGGGAAAAATCAAATGGATGGTTGCGAATTGCTCAAAAAAATTCAAGCCTTACCTACGCACAAAAACACGCCTATATTTGCCATTACAGCCTATGCGATGCCTGGCGATGAAACACACTTTATCAACTTAGGATTTGATCACTACTTCTCAAAACCTGTTAATTTCCCAGCCTTACTTTCGGCACTACACGACGCATACTTTTCCCAAGGCTAA
- a CDS encoding ATP-binding protein, whose translation MYLIVLDAKGVIQQLNDCAAAAFQSEHTGVGTDFQELVLDKFQDKLQHILQKVTNGEILLNQRLKFPTKTSKGILTLRLDFSRDGDSIYAMGIDVTQEDKEQQALQAISELGNIAAWYYNPITKELFWSKECYKMHGIDPKDHERDQKGFYNYEAEIQERAKAYLYKLLETKQPYEYIETVQKETSTTYLRITAEPVFHNEEVIFVNGTVADVTERQEYIQKLEYSEETKNLALKGIRSGLFDHDIKSNTVYYSLAFKKMLGLSIKDDFVPEETFRQMIHPDDVDEALQRHLDNLNKDTAYYFNHYRLRHLDGKYRYYEVYGYCKKNEDGSTKRLIGNLIDVNERKLNEQMVEKNQRRMRAMINNGFVYIFLLDTDSKILLTDTASAGIIQGDFGVHPLETTVYFKNVIPLNFKHTFTNSFNEALKGTTTRKEVERVMHQGNSQWLEIKYTPITDTKDEVTSILITALDITERKIAEIAVKEAHVKAQELNSLKTNILANFSHEIRTPLNGIMAISELLLTEEDAEERTKLLAYLKESKDRLLETVNNLSNFSEIEAIKSNLTLTVHDLNYVVESSYREYDHLAQQKAFEYKLILDKSIPKVEIDEQLFRTAFNNIIHNAIKYTHAGGIVVAITSDATRKEATISVKDTGIGIEANNLEKIFDPFMQESIGMTRKYEGTGIGLSLSKRYIEILDGSIEVRSEVAKGSEFIIKLPLHS comes from the coding sequence TTGTATCTGATTGTTTTAGATGCAAAAGGTGTTATACAACAACTCAACGATTGCGCCGCAGCGGCTTTTCAATCGGAACACACAGGTGTTGGGACAGATTTTCAAGAGTTGGTGTTGGATAAATTTCAAGACAAACTGCAACACATTCTTCAAAAAGTAACCAATGGTGAAATCTTGTTAAATCAACGCTTAAAGTTCCCTACCAAAACCTCCAAAGGAATTCTAACATTGCGGCTCGATTTTTCACGAGACGGCGATTCTATTTACGCCATGGGAATTGATGTCACGCAAGAAGACAAAGAACAGCAAGCCTTGCAAGCGATTTCTGAACTTGGTAATATTGCAGCTTGGTATTATAATCCGATTACAAAAGAACTATTTTGGTCGAAAGAATGCTACAAAATGCATGGAATTGATCCGAAAGATCACGAAAGAGATCAAAAAGGGTTTTACAATTACGAAGCAGAAATTCAAGAACGCGCCAAAGCCTATTTATACAAACTCCTAGAAACCAAACAACCGTACGAGTATATTGAAACGGTACAAAAGGAAACTTCCACCACATATTTACGCATCACTGCCGAACCTGTTTTCCACAATGAAGAAGTCATTTTTGTCAACGGAACGGTTGCCGATGTTACTGAACGTCAAGAATACATTCAAAAGCTTGAATATAGTGAAGAAACCAAAAATTTAGCCCTGAAAGGAATACGCTCCGGATTGTTTGATCATGACATTAAAAGTAATACGGTCTATTACAGTTTGGCTTTTAAAAAAATGTTGGGCTTGTCTATCAAAGATGATTTTGTCCCTGAAGAAACCTTTCGTCAAATGATTCATCCCGACGATGTAGACGAGGCGTTGCAACGCCATTTGGATAATTTAAACAAGGACACGGCGTACTACTTCAATCACTATCGCTTGCGCCATTTAGATGGAAAATATCGCTACTATGAAGTCTATGGCTATTGTAAAAAGAACGAAGACGGCAGCACCAAACGTTTGATTGGAAACCTCATTGATGTCAATGAACGGAAACTCAACGAACAAATGGTTGAGAAAAATCAGCGTCGCATGCGTGCCATGATTAACAATGGTTTTGTGTATATCTTTTTACTAGATACTGATAGTAAAATTTTATTGACAGATACCGCTTCCGCGGGAATCATTCAAGGAGATTTTGGCGTACATCCTTTGGAAACTACAGTGTATTTTAAAAACGTAATTCCGCTCAACTTTAAACATACCTTTACCAATTCATTCAACGAAGCCCTAAAAGGTACCACCACACGAAAAGAAGTAGAACGTGTCATGCACCAAGGCAATTCGCAATGGTTGGAAATAAAATACACACCGATTACCGATACCAAGGATGAGGTGACTTCCATACTTATTACTGCATTGGACATTACGGAACGTAAAATTGCAGAAATTGCCGTAAAAGAAGCACATGTAAAAGCGCAAGAGCTCAACAGTTTAAAAACGAACATTCTGGCAAACTTTAGTCATGAAATCAGAACGCCACTCAATGGCATCATGGCAATTAGTGAATTACTCCTTACGGAAGAAGATGCCGAAGAACGCACAAAACTGTTAGCATATCTCAAAGAAAGTAAAGATCGTTTGTTGGAAACGGTGAACAATCTTTCCAATTTTAGTGAAATAGAAGCGATCAAATCCAATCTTACGCTAACTGTACACGATCTAAATTATGTTGTTGAAAGTTCCTATCGGGAATACGATCATTTAGCACAACAAAAAGCATTTGAGTACAAACTCATACTCGATAAAAGCATTCCAAAAGTAGAAATTGACGAACAACTCTTTCGAACTGCTTTTAACAACATCATTCACAATGCCATCAAATATACCCATGCGGGCGGAATTGTAGTTGCTATTACTTCTGATGCAACACGGAAAGAAGCAACTATTTCCGTAAAAGACACAGGAATTGGCATTGAAGCGAATAACCTAGAAAAAATATTTGACCCTTTTATGCAAGAAAGCATCGGAATGACGCGAAAGTATGAAGGTACTGGCATCGGACTGAGTCTCTCCAAACGCTACATTGAAATCTTAGATGGCAGCATTGAAGTACGTAGTGAAGTTGCTAAAGGTTCCGAATTCATCATAAAACTTCCTTTACACTCGTGA